A stretch of DNA from Limanda limanda chromosome 16, fLimLim1.1, whole genome shotgun sequence:
TCAGTTTTATAATTACGCATAGGTCAACATCAATCTCTTCAACGATCCTTTTTTGAGTCTTGTGTAACCCTAGCCCTCGGGCAATACATACAACAAACTTATTTAAACAAACCCTATTTATTTAAGGGGGAAAAACGAGTTCTCTCACCTATTCCTTGAATGAAAATAAACCCTGTGACCATTAGCAGCGGATGCCAGTTGAATTCTTGCAGAGCTCCATCCCAGGCTAAACCTTCCCTGTACTGCAGAACCCAAACCAACACGAAGATTATGGAGACAGCCCCGAAGAAGACGGCGGCGGACAGAGCGACCAGGAACTGCCTGAAGTTCTCCATCGCCATCGGAGCCAGTGTGTGACCAGtcccagcagcagaggaacccgaGGCTGCTTCTTCTCTGACGCAGCAGCTGCTTCGGTTTCTACTCACAACAACTTCAAGAGGCGGCGGACGAGCCTGGAGCGCGGTCACGTGACTCGGCTGGGCAGAATGTGGGAAGGAAACGTGTTTTTGTAACTTCAGTGTTTACAGAGGATTGGAGGTCTGTCAGGAAACTACAAGTTCCGCCCCCAGCAGAAGGTGGTAACTGCCTCCTCCTCAGTGGCGTCGTTGAGTAATGGTCAcgtcaagtgtttttttaaaaacagaatatCAAGATGTCATTGACGTTGACCGTTAGAATTGTATACTTcagatggtggttgtggttaatttaaatgttgatttgtgTGTAATTGTAAAATTCAACTTTGACTGAAACTGATGTCAAGTAGGAAGTTGAATCAACTGGGTTAAGATGTAATAAGTTAATTTACATTTTACGTTATACTTAAGTATTTAGGGTCAGAgtactgacagacagtgaggccctattgaaattataaagattattattattatttttatttttcaggcaaatgaattggctttttgagggctttaacatgttcaaattcttaccaaaatttgaaagtggtgGCTCAACTGTGCCCCCTGAGACCCCcagaacatgttcacattgaccgatcttcataAAAATCgatacataaaacaaaaaaatcgaTTGATAAATCAAAAAAGTCTataggtgcaatttgaaaaacgcaacaggaagcctgctattttgcatttggGCCATTTTCCATCTAATCCAACACCATCCCAAGTAAATTATTCAGTGTTACCACATCATACTGACAGGTGTTTCTACTATTTTGTCAAACCCAAAATATCAGTAGTTAAAATAACTTGGTATGATACAATGCAGTTCAACGGCATCAAACTAAAGCCTTCACTTCATTATACAGTTGAATCAACAACAGTTTCCATAACATAATAACCAGCAATGTGTATTTAACAGACAACATGgaaggaaataataaaacataagaTCTACAATATATCAGATCACTGAAATAGATGCAAACCTGTTGTTCCTGAAAATGTGTTCAATCTCAAGTAATTCTCTTTAAGGGTACATAGTCACAGCTAAAGATATTAATGCTGGAGAAAATGCTTAAACTTAGCTGTACACAATGATGTACTGACTGTTTAGagtaatatttaaatgttgtgaTTTCACTCTTCAAACAACTACGTTCTTGACTATTTGCATGAATCACTGGAGGCATTGGTTTCTTTTATTACCGTCTATTAATTTGATTGACAGTTGCCCGACATCATAAGCAAACAAGTCATACCAGTGGGGAAGAGCTTGGAGAAAAACGCACAATCGAAATTCTCTCACATCAAACCATCAAAACTGTTGTAGCTTTGGCAGAAAGTTGTCTATTCTTGTAGAGACCACATCAGTCACCGTACAAGGCTGATTGTGAAACATGGTGGGACCTTCAACAAGCTGCAACTGTGGCTTGGTACAAACAATATATGCCAGTTTTAAATACATAGCCTAGTTGCACCAACTTGTTTGTGGAATACATtgagttgtgtgtgtaaaagcaAGAAGACAATAAATAACATGTCAACAACttataaatatattcatatttggAAAACCATCTTGGAAAGACAATACGTATGTATACAGAGcaagttttaaaaatatataattttaatttaagaaaaaaagtgtATAAAAATGTTCACTTCACATAGTCAaatgaatacacacaaacaaacggtTACGCACAGATTCAAAGGGTGAAAAACAGTATTGAGTTAAACTGAAAaccgttaaaaaaaacacacgtttgaaacaaacacaattttaaaatTAGCTATTAAATGCTTTCCAGCGGCTTTTTATACATCACTTATTTCCTGTTGGCTTTGAGTTTGTAAACATGGCAGCAGAAGTTGGCCTTCTTCTGTTCAATGTGAACAATCGTGTCTTTGTCAAAGAACAACTCATGCCGATACGTCTGAAAACAAACGATAAGAGCACACGCGTGTAAATTCACATACACAGGTCCGTGGATTAACGTTGGTGTGTTCATGTCGAGTTACTCACCTCATCCCAAGGTTCATGCAGATCAATTCTTCGCTGTAACTGTCCACTTTGGTTGTCATGCAGTCGGATGTGAGCTCTACCTTCTCCATCCTCACCGTTAGTGAGCACGACAGCCAAAAGGTCTAGCTCGTCCTCGTATTCCACCAAACGGAAAGTCTGCAAAATCAATTTTCTGTCACCACAAACACCGCGAGGAGTTCTTTGTATATATAGCTATAATATATTTCTTTGCAAATAAACTGCGTGAGCAATTTAAAGTATCGTGATACCTCTTGATCTGGGTCATCATCCAGCTGATGAAATCTTCTCTTCACTGTACGGCCGGATGAGGTGACAGTGACTTGTGAGGAAGGCTGTAACAGTTGAGCACGATTGAGATTatgtaaatgtgacatttagttCACCTCTACAGTAACAGTATCTACTTTGTGCCCTTTTTGTGGGTAAGAGTTATTGCAGGGCATTTCCATCCAGTGTTACAGTGACAACGTCGTACTTACacaagaataattcatgatcaAGGTAACGTATATCTGACGCACACTGGGACTTTTTTAACACGCAACAGGAAGactacaaatatctcaggaagaaaaagagTGCCATACATGTAAAAGATgccgacaaagatgtcaactcgGAAAGACAACGAAATTCGAGAGCTTTCTGTGACAAGTGCCCTACTACTGTTGATCTAGAAGACTTCGGGCTAAAACGTCTACAATCTTGATAAAATAAAGATACTTAGATGAGAAGCATTATACTCACGTTGATATTTCGAAGGGTCATCATAGAGAAGTCCTTAACTACCTTTGACGGCAAACTACTGTTCAGTTCATCAAGGATTTGAAGGACACTGAGGGAAAAATGTCATACGTCATATGCACCAAACAATATAATATGTTTGGCTGTCAAAGGTTGATGTCTTAAAGGATCTTTGGATTTGGAATATTTGTCGACACACCTAAGCAAAATTTCACTGCCGTTACTTTACCAGCATTGGTTTGTAAAAATTGACTAAAGTACTCACTTGATGGTGGTTGGTCCAACATGGATGATTCTTCCGGAGTCGTCAGGATGAAAGAAGATACTGTCATTCTCCAACGAGTTGCAGCTCATGTTTTGTACTCCATTTGTTGCCTAAAGCCATACATACACAATAAAAGTTAAGAATTAATAACTAATTCCAGACAACGGCATGAGCAATTTACCTTATTACCTTTTAATAAGGTAAATTGCAAACTATTTCTAAAAAAATACCATCAGTATAATTTTTTTGGACACTGTAATCTTTGCAGTATTTGAAGTTTCATCACAGGCACATAACTATGATCAgagcaaaaagaaaacttttCTTTTGGAACCTGTGGCAACTTAAGTATGTGCCAGAGTTTGGACAATATATTCTAAAGCTCTATTAATACATCTGAGTGGTATTGTCCAGAGTCTGTGAAAATCTAAattcaaaaaaatacaaagaagcATATTTGACACATGCAGCAAAGATCTGCAAAAAAGGTACTTGGCCCACTCTGTGGGTTTCTGAATTGCGGTTACAGATTTGGTTCCGTCCTGCCTTGTGCAGCAGCTGAATACAGAGGCTGTCAAAAACATCTGTGGCCATTCTTACCGTGACACTTTCAATAGGCCCTGACCAATTCTGTGGCAGTTAATTCTATCATACAAGACTGGGCACGGCTGTTACAGTCGAGCATGTGTTCCATTTTATGGTACAATTACCACAGTTATTGAAAGGTTTGAGGGTGATGGTTAATGGTAAGCATTCTTTAAATTTACCATAATATTGTCCTTGAGTGAGCAGATGCGGTGAGTTCCCTTGTGATTTTTGTGCGGTGGTGTATAGATGTAGTGCCACGGGTACCCTCCGATCTGGACTCCATTATTTGTGCAGGACACCTCGAAAAGCACAGGAAGACAATCTgcaataagataaaaaaaaactcatgcTTACGTTGTtaagaaaaacaattattttcaaagtaGCTAAGGAGCTTGtaactgaaaaacaaagacgGCACCGGTTTGAACCAAAAAACGGAGCTACCTGTGATCTTTATGTTTACTGGGATACCAAACGGAGCCTCTCCCACTTTTTTGCTTCCAAGAAGAGAACTGTTCTCTCCAAGCACTAACTTCTCCGTCATGTACTGAGAACAAAGAAATATTCCTCAGTTAAACAGATCTAAGCAACAACATAAACCAAAACTATGAGTTAATATTCAATAAGTGAATATTCACAGAGATCTAATCTGTATTCCGGGAgctatttttcatatttctataGAATTAAATATTCACCTAGAAAAACATTGGGTTAATTTTCTCAAAAAAATACCAACCTTTTGCATGATGTGTTCAAAGCTGTACAGCTTCACAGATTTGTTGCTGTGAGACACAGCCAGGACACCTTGAGACAAAACAACATCGGTAACACCATTACCAAACACCTGAAAGAACAAGATTTACATGtcaataataatatatcaatCCTACCAACACatttgaaacataaaaaaaaaatctgcatacCTTTCTGTTAATCTCCACAATGCCTACAATCTGCAAGGGGAACACGTGAAAGATGGCCAAGTGCAACACTGTGTTGTGAGTGATACCTGCCTGTGGAATAAGGAAAAAGTtgtttaatcaaataaaaaatccagAGATTTATAATTCTACGTACATtgtcaatatgttttttttattctgtaaaatgtgTTGTGTCCCTCTTAAATTAAGCATAAACCTAAATGTTTAAGTAACATATAAGATTGACCTTACTTGTCTTTCCAAaggtgtttctttcttttgaacAGATTTAACATAAAATGTTTCTTGAGAAACTTCCCATCCAAGATACCTTTAAAACAGAAAGCAACAGAAAGAGGTGAACATTTTGTTGAAAGaactaaaatgaaaaataaatgtttttatctcCAACAGGAAACTCAGAGCATTGACAATACCTGAACTTATGGTTTGAAGAGAGGTAAACTTGTTGCATCTCTTTCCCCGTTTCAGCTGAAAGGCGATACAGCCAGTTATCGGCTGTCAAAGTCAAGAGACTGGGTTTATGATCAGAGGGAGAGGCCAAAGATTTGTCCtgtcaaaaaaacacatgagacaAGAGTCTGAACACGGGTTGTCGAAATATGTTCACTGAAAGTTTAGTACTGAATGATTTTTAGTGACACTTACAAGTGGGCTCTGACACAGCAGGGCATCTTCAAATTTCTCCAATTTAGACCTTTTAGGCAGTTTGTACAAAACTTGAGGCTCAGAGTGAATACTGCCAACACAGGAGGATTGAATCATCAATAAGCATGATGTGATGCATATACCCAATTTACAAAATAAGCCACAGCAATAATTCATGTCTTCAAAAAGTGTTTCTTTTCCACCTCTCCGCTAGTTGTCActactaaattttgagtgtGTCTTCTATTATAGTACTATTACATTGAGATGATATTTGGTCCTGCTTGAAACAGTGAATGTCTCTTGGTAATTATAGCTTCAGAGCTGATAAACACACTTTTTAAGATATTTTGAGATGTATTGTTTACTCAAAGAAGACTTCTATCGTTTATACAACTAAACAAATAGTTTACATTGGTCTTCAGCATAGTGATTTACTCTGAGATACATTATTCAACTCTAGTTTTTTCGTGACTTGTGTCATTTTGAAAGGTTTTGTTCTGATTCGTAAATGAATGGAATTACTTTGTGATGCACATACTTATATTCCTGTATGTACTGATACTCACCAACTGTAGCAGTTCTGGTAGTTTTCAAAGTAGATTTTACCATTCTCGTACATGATGGTAGATTTTGAGGTCTTGCTCCACACTTTGATGAAGTCCCTGTTCTCctacagaataaaaacacatttcgtTAGATGTCAGTACAGAATATGTCCCCTGGTGGGTATTTAAACAGCCTCTGCATCACCTGGAGGAGGATGTTTCGGAGGATCCTCGTGTTCAGTCTGATCAGGCTCCCAGCATCGGTGACACCTCTCCTCCTGCGGCTCAGCAGCTGCGCGGCGTTCACGGCCCTGTTCCCCCGGCACGGCGCCATCACCAGACGGCTCCTCAGTCTGCAGGAGGACGGTCCGGGGACATGTCAGGAGACGGAAGCCAGAGGTGACCCCGAAACCAGGTGAGCGAAGTGTCCCTCTCTCGTCGGACAAGTGTTTACTATATGTTTACAGAGGGTTTTAGGGTTAGCAACAATAATGTTTTTAGCTTCATTCAGAAAGACGTACCCAGCTAGCTATATACTAGCCTAGCTGAACCGGAAGTTGCCCGAGTATGATAGAATAATTAGGTGTTGTCAGCAGCTGTAAGTTAGTGGAAgctaatttaacattttaaatgatgtaGCTTTAGTTAGCAGCTAGCGCCACAATGTTTGTACGAAGGTCTTCTTCTACGAGGGAATTCAACTCACGACATCCTCCGTTGTGAATTGTAGCGCCCTCCTCTCCCCCGCCGGTACTACAACTCAGCATTTTTTATGTTACTCCGGCTTTGAAAATAAACCCTAATATTTAACACAgctttcatatttattattacggagcccctgaAGTCTTcaaagattattattttttaaatattgcgtgcacaatatatttattgtgtgggaataagatatttattttaagaagaTGTTTGAGGTCTTAATCACTCAGATGTACACAGCCACCAGATTGTACCGTAGATGGAGAGAACTCAGcatatcaaattttattttccCTGGGAATATGTCATAAAATGAAATTCCTGTTGCTCTTCCAGAGACACAGGATTGTCAGTAAATCATTTGCAGTGCATACTGAAGGAAATCAGGCTCAGGCAACAGACGGACTAGATTTGATTCATAATACttgatgaatacaaaaaaactgaaaagcatTAAACGCaatttaatgttgtctttaaagcAGTGGCCAGTCATGTCTTTACTACGCAGATATTAACTCTGTGTGCACAACTTATTTATAAATATCTTAGATATTAGGTATCTTAGATATTTATAAATAGATAATTATCTTGTTTGCACAATATAGAAACTTGTCAGCAcaggataaaaacaaatataatctTTTGAGACTTCAGTATGTTTAAGCTTTTCCCAGCTCTCTATTTCAAAACTTAGTAACTGATATGGCAACATCTGGGCTCATCTGGGCTTGGTTCCATATAGGATGAATGTCATGCCATAttcaaaaacttaaaaaaaaaaaaaggctttgaaAGTTGGaaattttattgaaaaaaagttttattttatgtttgagTACATATTTTCAGCGCTTCATTGTGTCGCTGTTGGGCATCAGTTTGTTTGCCAGGTTTGAAAGCTTGTAAATACTAAACattggtgcgtgtgtgttgggGAACAAAAGAGCTCTGAAATGTTGAAAGGGCAAATCTTTATGACGTCCACCTGCACTCCTGTTACATTCTGTTATTTCACAGTTTATGACTCACACTTTACACACAGAAAATTAACCTATTGTTTGCACTCTGCTGAAGTACAATCCAATCATATGTCATATACTGGGTTATTTGATAGACGTTTCCTCCTTCAGTCCTCACTTGTCCCCCCTACATGAAATATGTGGCCTACATTGTTGTCAGTGAAGAAGTGCCCCTCATCCTTCAGGTGTAGGTTTTATCACTCACATTCGGCCTCACGTGACTCCAACAACTCTTAACTGTTGGTACAACACCCCGTAGCACTAACAAAACATTTGCATACAAGGGCATAGGATGTCAAATATGCATTTCCCAAAAATTCAGCCTTATATATTTGGTATCTTTGGTAACTTGGAGATTTCCACTAGAGTTTGAATTAAAGATGTGTGGTCTGGCTTCACAGCATGAGTTTATAATCACTGACTTACCTCAGTCTGGTAAAGAGGTGTGTGCGATCCTTATACAGTAACATAGACGGCCAGGACTAGATTTCCCTCAATGTTCCTGACCACTTTCCCGCATACAGTGTTTCTCTTCGCACTTTTGAAGAGACTTTGTTTTCCATGATTTCTATCTGAAGGCCATTCACTCATACAATTATTAGTACATACTATTCCATTAACAGTGACCCCATGTTCCTGCTAGATGCCATTCTACTCCATTCATCATATTTCTTGAGGTATAAActtattgtgtgtttattttatttattcaatgctTTCTATCTAAAGATTGACAACAATAGAGCCGTTTGGAACCAGGTCAGTTTCATAATGTTTTGAAAAGTTACACAAAtttagaaaagaagaaaaatcaccATTTACACATAACAGTATTCATTATGGACACAGTGTCTCTGTCTTAACATTCTATTAATCTTTCCTGAACAAAATCCTCCTTGTTTGGTGAAAACCAAAATGATTCAGGATggttaatttgttgttttaaaatagcAACTCCTCGAGTCATAGCAAACAGGGGTTGTGACTTACTAATTAAATTTGTTCTCGACAAAACCAAGATccttaaaaataaacacaaacactgctgcactttttgaaagtgcagcagtgtttgtttgctcataaaataaattaaaattgttTACTGTGTCGAAGTCCCCTGCTATGTAGTGTAATTTCAAGACTTTGTTTTTAAGCATTTTCTTACAGTTTTTGCGCGAATGATTTGAATTATTCCTGAAAATAAATTACatgtaaaacagaaaacaaatataaagatTTTGATGACTTTATCCGGCATCTTTGATATTTTATCAAAGATAGTATCAAAGATGAAACAATGATTTTGTTAGCATTAAACAGCTACAGCTCCCACAAATCTATTAGCCATATAGGTGCACTGGCGAAGCATTGTTAAAGGTTGTTCAACTCTTGCTACATTTTTACAGAGTAAATGCATTCACTGCGGAGAATCACTGCGGCCAGTTTGGCTAAAGTTTTCAGAAGATTGTCCACAAGAAGAAATTGCACAGGAGGACGACCTTCGGCTCCACTGGGTTCACGGATTCTGACCAATCCTGACGACATCTTTAAGCACAACATGTGGTCAGTGATTTACTGTTATTGGTTTGTCACCAAACTTTACGTGCCTGTCAGTGGATTGGAGGGTTTGAGTGTAGCTGTGCCAATAACATTTAGCTGACGTTAAGGctgcatttttattaaatttgaaaaaaatgtggATTTTCAATGGTGTAGTTtagtattttctttaattaagtATACAGAATATATTTGGTTAATGGTCAAATATAAGACAGTGTCTGCATTGGATAATGGataatgttttacattttagggATCATGTACAGtggacagaggaagacaaagaaaatgcaCGGCAGAAGGCACAAGAAAATTCCTCTGTACATATTCCTTTAAATGAACAAGGTTCGAAGATATTCCTGTTAAATATTTACCCAGATAGATTAGATTTATGTTACATGGcaacaaaatgttaaaaaatttCTTAAATTCCATCCAATCAGGTAAATTTGACACAGAAGCTGACCGGTACTGGGACGAGTTTTATGAGACGCACCAGAATAAGTTCTTCAAAGATCGCAAGTGGCTGTTTTTAGAGTTCCCAGAACTGCTTCCACCGGATAGAAAAAGCCAAGAGACGACCAAGCGACAGGTTGATCAGCAGACAGAAATCCTGTTACCTTCTGGATCCAGCATCATCCAGCACCTAGAGACCGGACACCATCAACACAGTGATGCCATTCCccatcacagacacacctcCGATTATCAGGCCTGTCTGGGAGGATCGCAAGAACAAAATGAAGATGTCATACAGATTTCTTCTTTCCCTGGACAACATGCATCTTTCAGAATCTTGGAGGTTTTCAAAATTTGTACATACAATTGTCCACATTTTGATAATTTACTTTTATATGTGAACGCTTAGACAATTTGCTTTGGCCTATTTCCTTACACAGAATTATCAAAAGATGTTTTCTCTCATGACAGGTTGGATGTGGGGCTGGTAACAGTGTTTTTCCCATTGTTAATTCCATAAAGTAagtacatgttttttatttccatatattaatatatgtCAGTGTCGTCAAATCTCAGTATTGTTTCTATTTATAGACACAAACCAATTTAAATACACCCAATAgcaaaaaaaagctaaaacagtttatttatttatcatttaatcaAGCAAaaccctgtccatttgtttttccCAGAAAGACTGCTTAAGATTGCTCACATTTTTTTACCTTCACGGAGTGTGAACTGAGTTTTGAAGCCACAAAAAAGCTTCATCAAACGTTTATTAACGTATATGTTATGATCTAAAAATCACGCCTATttttcacagagaaacagatgcATTTCTATACTGTTGTGACTTCTCTTCACGTGCCGTTCAGATGGTTAAGGTAAGTTTCTCTAATTTTGCCTAGCATGAATAcatttcatggtaatccatccagtagtttttgcataatcctttTAACTCAGCAAACATAGCGAGGAGTAAACATAATTTCCTTGGCGTAGGTAATAATTAAAGTGAATGCAGAGTTACATTTAACGTGAATTTCTTCAAAGTAAACACAggcagggggcggggggggggggcagaggtcaCGGTCACTGAGCCAGAGGAATAGTTAAAACACCTCCCGTAGAATATGATAAAGAAGTGATAACAATCCTTATCTTGGCCACAATTTGGAACTGGAGCCTGATCATGACCCTGTTTTGGACGGAGCTAACTTTATCTTCCTCATATAGACCCATCCAGACTATGACGCCTCTGTGTGTCACTCCTTTGTCCATGACGTTCGTGAGGAGACGGCCTCTTTTCCCTTCCCTCCGCAGAGCCTGGATGTTATTCTGGCCGTCTTTGTGCTCTCCTCCATTCATCCGGAGCGGTAGGTGAAGGTTATTACTCAAAGATAGGAGAGTTTGACATCATTTGTTTGTCCCCAACACACCTTCACTCCCTCGCTTTATCTGGACGTTATTACAAAACCCTTTGCAAAACTTGATACAGAGGGTATGGTATCATAGACGTGTGCAGTGGTTTGGTCGACATTAAAGTGTAGAGAAGGGTTTAAGGGATGACAGCAGAAATATTTAATAGTAGGCTTTAATATAACCAAGTGCACTGACTTGAGAAacctatcacacacacattgcagcTCAATGAATGACAGTACTCACATACATCATACATTTAGTCTTCTAATAGTTAGACCATCAGAAGCTGCAAACCTTTTAATCAATATTATTGTCCCGTATTTGATTATCTTGTTGACAGATTACAAGGAGTCGTGAACCGACTCTCTTCATACCTGAAACATGGAGGGATCTTCCTTTTCCGTGACTATGGGAGATATGACCTCTCACAGCTCAGGTTTAAGAAGGGTGAGCCTCCAAATAAGTTTAATGTGAATTCTCTATATTATTGCTACTATTCAATACGCTTAATCATTCTTCTACTCTTTTTAAACCAGGACGGTGCTTATCAGAAAATTTCTACACACGAGGAGATGGaacctgtgtttattttttcacaaaagGTATTATTCCGATTTCCAAGGTGTAAATACTTGCTAACGGGGCCATGGGTGCTAAGGAGGACACAAATCCAAGCTACAGCCctggtgttttttaaaaatatatatttctttacagAAGAAGTCcatgatttattttccaacGCCAGACTTGAAGAACTTCAGAATCTGGAGGACAGGCGACTGAAGGtgaacagaggaaagaaagtTGCAATGCACCGGGTTTGGATGCAGAGCAAGTACAGGAAACCACATCCACCTCCGTCATCCTGACGTCCCACCATGCAGAGGTCATATTATAaacttcactgtttattaattaAATCCTGATTACTGTATTTGGTTCTGCCAAAGTAGTATGTGTAAAACACCTTTACTATACACAATAAATCTATTAatcatgtttttaaacaaagctgtggttgttttttatatacGGTGAACTGAACATGCATGAAAGTTATAAAACCGATATAATGATTAAAATCCACTTAATTATGTTAAagtattgtaattattattgatttatttttgatcaAGCGAAAGCAAAAGAACATTTTGACAATTGCAATGTCAATTTCCTCAAATGTATTTACACGAGTATTCTTAATTCAGTATACCTCACTCTTCAGATAAGTGTGGTCTAATAACTCAAATGTTGAGTGAATATTGTGAGTATTTTCATTGTGCCTTACACTTAGGACAAACCTCAATAAAAAAGAATTAGCTCAGAAAGGAAAATCatcacattgttgttgtgtcGGATAATTTTTACTAAATTGTCCAAATTTTGGCATATTATCACTAAATCAACATTCTGAAGATGCCTTGCTCTTCACATTATTCGTTTTTTAACATAGACAAGGATCCAAACCTATTATCCATACGTTATCATCACAACTTTTTTGATGGCCTTCCACAACTTTATTGATATGACCAATTCGATTTGTTATTCCATGGGTCTGAAAAGTGCCCGGTCCCCAACTTGTGCCTAAACCTGCACAAAGATCATTTGTGCTGCGTGAGCGACCTGGGGTATGCACGCAATCTTTGCATGTTTTCTGCATGTTGTCATTGACGTGAAGGGGAAAAAACCACGCATCACCCTCGCGATAAGAATTTTGCACACGCTGCGTGACGTTTCACAGCCGAACCACTTGAAGACGGAGGTGTCCCCGGAGCCAGGAGGACGCGCTGCCgaggtgtggagagagagaggttcgTGTCCTGAAACCAGACAATAACTCGATCATCTCACCCGGCGGCGGGCGCTTGTGTccgggttaaaaaaaaacaaaaacacccgAGCCGCGACCACTGGCTCCGTTTCCCCTCCGCCGTGGCACATCCACCGTGCGCGCTGCCACCTACACACGAAAAGTAGCTTGATGAGTGTCCAAAGTAGTGGAAGTTTGGAGGGGACGCCATCTTTGGTCCCAGCTCTCCACGTCCCCACCACGGACCGTGTGTTTAGCAGCGAGCCGCGGCGGTGGTGAAGGCCCCGGGAAGGTACCGTGAACCCTTTCCAGACTCTTGTGTCTTTTACCTTTTGAACAAATGGAGCGAGCAGAATGTTTGTGTGGCGAGAAGCTGCTTCGCTAGCTAACGAGACAGAGAACGCGTCGGCTTCCAAAGTCCATTGAGCCTGT
This window harbors:
- the dcaf17 gene encoding DDB1- and CUL4-associated factor 17 → MAPCRGNRAVNAAQLLSRRRRGVTDAGSLIRLNTRILRNILLQENRDFIKVWSKTSKSTIMYENGKIYFENYQNCYSCIHSEPQVLYKLPKRSKLEKFEDALLCQSPLDKSLASPSDHKPSLLTLTADNWLYRLSAETGKEMQQVYLSSNHKFRYLGWEVSQETFYVKSVQKKETPLERQAGITHNTVLHLAIFHVFPLQIVGIVEINRKVFGNGVTDVVLSQGVLAVSHSNKSVKLYSFEHIMQKYMTEKLVLGENSSLLGSKKVGEAPFGIPVNIKITDCLPVLFEVSCTNNGVQIGGYPWHYIYTPPHKNHKGTHRICSLKDNIMATNGVQNMSCNSLENDSIFFHPDDSGRIIHVGPTTINVLQILDELNSSLPSKVVKDFSMMTLRNINPSSQVTVTSSGRTVKRRFHQLDDDPDQETFRLVEYEDELDLLAVVLTNGEDGEGRAHIRLHDNQSGQLQRRIDLHEPWDETYRHELFFDKDTIVHIEQKKANFCCHVYKLKANRK
- the mettl8 gene encoding mRNA N(3)-methylcytidine methyltransferase METTL8, which translates into the protein MHSLRRITAASLAKVFRRLSTRRNCTGGRPSAPLGSRILTNPDDIFKHNMWDHVQWTEEDKENARQKAQENSSVHIPLNEQGKFDTEADRYWDEFYETHQNKFFKDRKWLFLEFPELLPPDRKSQETTKRQVDQQTEILLPSGSSIIQHLETGHHQHSDAIPHHRHTSDYQACLGGSQEQNEDVIQISSFPGQHASFRILEVGCGAGNSVFPIVNSIKETDAFLYCCDFSSRAVQMVKTHPDYDASVCHSFVHDVREETASFPFPPQSLDVILAVFVLSSIHPERLQGVVNRLSSYLKHGGIFLFRDYGRYDLSQLRFKKGRCLSENFYTRGDGTCVYFFTKEEVHDLFSNARLEELQNLEDRRLKVNRGKKVAMHRVWMQSKYRKPHPPPSS